One segment of Stappia sp. 28M-7 DNA contains the following:
- a CDS encoding FAD-binding oxidoreductase, with product MSSETRVAEFAKIVGPQNVLTAEDDRRRYAHDKLPYANFRARAGALVGTLPGVVVRPGTAAEVQQVVQLAAEAGLPVIPYGSGSGVLGGTIPLGEEVLIDMQRMDRILTVDPENALVTVEAGMNGELFEAALNDKGYTVGHLPQSLTISTVGGWAACRGGGQESSRYGKIEDIVVGLKAVLPDGRMLEVRPLPKRATGPSIRDLIVGNEGTLAIITELTLRLWKLPETEEVLALALPDRPAALGLARRIMQAGLHPRIVRLYDEKETASRTEGIDAYRERPVMANIVLCGEPGLVAAEAALVRAFAAEAGAVETETRPFDEWRAHRYKSISQQWQEKGFYNDTIEVTVNWSRAAALYDAIRAAVPAIHPDAHFSAHWSHVYPEGVCQYMTIRLPQMPQDEALPLHARLWELLEGETLAHGGSIAHHHGTGLFRGPWMDGELGVGMDVLRAVKDALDPQNIFNPGKLGLPPRAGAIDPYRDRMDHA from the coding sequence GTGAGCAGTGAAACGCGGGTAGCGGAATTTGCAAAGATCGTCGGGCCGCAGAACGTTCTGACGGCCGAGGACGACCGCCGGCGATACGCCCATGACAAGCTCCCTTACGCCAATTTCCGGGCTCGGGCCGGTGCGCTGGTCGGCACGTTGCCGGGCGTCGTGGTGCGTCCCGGCACGGCGGCGGAGGTGCAGCAGGTGGTGCAGCTGGCGGCCGAGGCTGGCCTGCCCGTGATCCCCTATGGCAGCGGCTCCGGCGTGCTCGGCGGCACCATCCCGCTCGGCGAGGAAGTGCTCATCGACATGCAGCGCATGGACCGGATCCTCACTGTCGATCCGGAGAACGCGCTGGTCACGGTCGAGGCCGGCATGAACGGCGAACTCTTCGAGGCCGCGCTCAACGACAAGGGCTACACGGTCGGGCACCTGCCGCAGTCGCTCACCATCTCGACCGTCGGCGGCTGGGCCGCCTGCCGCGGCGGCGGCCAGGAATCGAGCCGCTACGGCAAGATCGAGGACATCGTCGTCGGCCTCAAGGCGGTGCTGCCTGACGGGCGGATGCTCGAGGTGCGGCCGCTGCCCAAGCGCGCCACCGGCCCCTCGATCCGCGACCTGATCGTCGGCAACGAGGGCACGCTCGCCATCATCACCGAGCTGACGCTGCGCCTTTGGAAGCTGCCGGAGACCGAGGAGGTGCTGGCGCTGGCGCTGCCCGACCGCCCGGCGGCGCTGGGCCTTGCCCGCCGGATCATGCAGGCGGGCCTGCATCCGCGCATCGTCCGCCTCTACGACGAGAAGGAGACGGCCTCGCGCACCGAAGGCATCGACGCCTATCGCGAGCGTCCGGTGATGGCCAATATCGTCCTGTGCGGCGAGCCGGGCCTGGTGGCGGCGGAAGCTGCTCTGGTGCGCGCCTTCGCCGCCGAGGCCGGGGCGGTGGAAACTGAGACACGCCCGTTCGACGAATGGCGCGCGCACCGTTACAAGTCGATCAGCCAGCAATGGCAGGAGAAGGGCTTCTACAACGACACGATCGAGGTGACGGTCAACTGGTCGCGGGCGGCCGCCCTGTACGATGCGATCCGCGCGGCGGTGCCGGCGATCCATCCCGACGCCCATTTCAGCGCCCACTGGTCGCACGTCTATCCGGAAGGTGTCTGCCAGTACATGACGATCCGCCTGCCGCAGATGCCTCAGGACGAGGCGCTGCCGCTCCATGCAAGGCTCTGGGAGCTGCTGGAGGGCGAGACGCTCGCCCATGGCGGCTCCATCGCCCACCATCACGGGACCGGCCTGTTCCGCGGCCCCTGGATGGACGGCGAGCTCGGCGTCGGCATGGACGTGCTGCGGGCGGTGAAGGACGCCCTCGATCCGCAGAACATCTTCAATCCCGGCAAGCTCGGCCTGCCGCCGCGCGCCGGGGCCATCGACCCCTATCGCGACAGGATGGACCATGCCTGA
- a CDS encoding xylulokinase encodes MPDPLLLGIDLGAGSLKSTVIDGTGKVHGAASAAVETLVPHPGFSEQDPLGWRAAMIDTLAQLWRQGVDPARISGIAFTAGAHTHVLEEADGTILRPAIMWNDQRSGRQAAALRESDGARILELSGNQASPTWTLPQLVWVRENEPELFARIRRIRPAKDWLRRQIDGSDATDITDAWGLMLADARSQEGAWSDELCRIAGIDPAVLPPLVGSSDITGAVTADAAAATGLVAGTPVICGTSDTNAETFCGGMTRPGLGALKLATAGTVSSLTASPSFSAKVIHYPHLVPGHCYTILGTNSCASAHRWLRDTLFAGLGFEGMDTAARAVPAGSEGLLFHPYLNGERSPYWDPDLRASYVGLGFAHGAGHFVRALYEGIAYSLRDCLEVLRGLDMGFSTARLVGGGTRSELWQQIIADVTGLTIEIPREGDASFGAALIAGMGAGVFADTKAAAAVIGVAATRHPDRRAMQRYEEGFALYRETKEALTPVNHRIVAAGRGGN; translated from the coding sequence ATGCCTGATCCGTTGCTGCTGGGCATAGACCTCGGCGCCGGTTCGCTCAAATCGACCGTGATCGACGGGACCGGCAAGGTCCATGGCGCGGCTTCGGCCGCCGTCGAGACCCTGGTGCCGCATCCCGGCTTCAGCGAGCAGGACCCGCTCGGCTGGCGCGCGGCGATGATCGACACCCTGGCGCAGCTGTGGCGCCAGGGCGTCGACCCGGCGCGGATCAGCGGCATCGCCTTTACCGCCGGCGCCCACACCCATGTGCTGGAGGAGGCGGACGGCACGATCCTTCGCCCGGCCATCATGTGGAACGATCAGCGCTCGGGCCGCCAGGCGGCGGCGCTGCGCGAGAGCGACGGCGCACGGATCCTGGAGCTTTCGGGCAATCAGGCGAGTCCCACCTGGACGCTGCCGCAGCTGGTCTGGGTGCGCGAGAACGAGCCGGAGCTGTTCGCCCGCATCCGCCGGATCCGTCCGGCGAAGGACTGGCTGCGCCGCCAGATCGACGGCAGCGATGCCACCGATATCACCGACGCCTGGGGGCTGATGCTGGCCGATGCCCGGTCGCAGGAAGGCGCCTGGTCGGATGAGCTCTGCCGCATCGCCGGGATCGATCCGGCCGTGCTGCCCCCGCTTGTCGGCTCGAGCGACATCACCGGCGCGGTGACGGCGGACGCCGCTGCCGCGACGGGGCTGGTTGCCGGAACGCCGGTCATCTGCGGCACGTCGGACACCAATGCGGAGACCTTTTGCGGCGGCATGACCCGTCCCGGCCTCGGAGCGCTGAAGCTTGCGACCGCCGGCACCGTCTCCTCGCTGACGGCTTCTCCGTCGTTCTCGGCCAAGGTGATCCACTATCCGCATCTGGTGCCGGGCCACTGCTACACGATCCTTGGCACCAATTCCTGTGCCTCCGCCCACCGCTGGCTGCGCGACACGCTGTTCGCCGGGCTCGGTTTCGAAGGCATGGACACGGCAGCGCGGGCCGTTCCGGCCGGCAGCGAAGGCCTGCTCTTCCACCCCTATCTCAACGGCGAGCGCAGCCCCTATTGGGACCCGGATCTTCGGGCCTCCTATGTCGGTCTCGGCTTCGCCCACGGGGCGGGCCACTTCGTGCGCGCGCTCTACGAGGGCATCGCCTACAGCCTGCGCGACTGCCTGGAGGTGCTGCGCGGACTCGACATGGGCTTTTCGACGGCGCGGCTCGTCGGCGGCGGAACCCGCAGCGAGCTGTGGCAGCAGATCATCGCCGATGTCACCGGCCTGACGATCGAGATCCCCCGCGAGGGCGACGCCTCCTTCGGCGCCGCGCTCATTGCCGGCATGGGCGCCGGCGTGTTTGCCGACACGAAGGCCGCCGCAGCGGTGATCGGTGTGGCGGCGACCCGGCATCCGGATCGCCGGGCGATGCAGCGCTACGAGGAGGGTTTCGCGCTCTACCGCGAGACCAAGGAGGCGCTGACACCCGTCAACCACCGCATCGTCGCAGCCGGCAGGGGAGGAAACTGA
- a CDS encoding ABC transporter ATP-binding protein, producing MAEVSLRKLRKTYGGVVAVEGVSLDIARGELIVLLGPSGCGKSTTLRMVAGLESISGGDLFIGERNVTQLEPKDRDIAMVFQNYALYPHKTIRANLGFGLKMRGIDAAETVRRVDEVAEMLAITHLLDRKPRQLSGGQMQRVALGRALVRDPAVFLLDEPLSNLDAKLRVRMREEIALLQKRIGKAMIYVTHDQTEAMTLADRIVIMRDGHVQQIGAPLEVYDRPQNVFVAGFIGSPEMNLFPAEITGGRLQMGPSAEMSLPAPAGARQGPVIAGLRPEAMYVAPQGLPFAVRAVEQLGSQTLLIGTIGEVSLRVMEGRRDDIRAGDTVAVSADPSAIHLFDRETEQRLATTASAAPAHA from the coding sequence ATGGCCGAAGTGAGCCTGCGCAAGCTGCGCAAGACCTATGGCGGAGTGGTCGCCGTCGAAGGCGTCAGCCTCGACATCGCCCGCGGCGAGTTGATCGTGCTGCTCGGCCCCTCGGGCTGCGGCAAGTCGACGACGCTGCGCATGGTCGCTGGGCTGGAAAGCATTTCCGGCGGCGACCTGTTCATCGGCGAGCGCAACGTCACCCAGCTGGAGCCGAAGGATCGCGACATCGCGATGGTGTTCCAGAACTATGCGCTCTACCCACACAAGACCATCCGCGCCAATCTCGGCTTCGGCCTGAAGATGCGCGGCATCGACGCCGCCGAAACGGTGCGGCGGGTGGACGAGGTCGCCGAGATGCTGGCGATCACCCATCTGCTCGACCGCAAGCCGCGCCAGCTTTCCGGCGGGCAGATGCAGCGCGTCGCGCTCGGCCGGGCGCTGGTGCGCGACCCGGCGGTGTTCCTGCTCGACGAGCCGCTGTCCAATCTCGACGCCAAGCTGCGCGTGCGCATGCGCGAGGAGATCGCCCTGCTGCAGAAGCGCATCGGCAAGGCGATGATCTACGTCACCCACGATCAGACCGAGGCGATGACGCTGGCCGACCGCATCGTGATCATGCGCGACGGTCACGTGCAGCAGATCGGCGCGCCGCTCGAGGTCTACGACCGGCCGCAGAACGTCTTCGTCGCCGGCTTTATCGGCTCGCCGGAGATGAACCTCTTCCCGGCCGAGATCACCGGCGGGCGCCTGCAGATGGGGCCGTCCGCCGAAATGAGCCTGCCGGCCCCGGCCGGTGCACGGCAGGGGCCGGTGATCGCCGGTCTTCGGCCGGAGGCGATGTATGTGGCGCCGCAGGGCTTGCCCTTTGCGGTGCGGGCGGTCGAGCAGCTCGGGTCGCAGACCCTGCTGATCGGCACCATCGGCGAGGTGTCGCTGCGCGTCATGGAGGGGCGGCGCGACGACATTCGGGCGGGTGACACGGTGGCGGTCTCTGCCGACCCGTCCGCCATCCATCTGTTCGACCGGGAGACGGAACAGCGGCTGGCGACAACCGCCTCTGCGGCGCCGGCGCACGCGTGA
- a CDS encoding ABC transporter substrate-binding protein, giving the protein MKDTGKNSGQSRLITRRQTLQGAGVLGLGLALSGLAAPAIRAQGRKEIRFLNCETGKDTLAFFDRIAKEYQEKTGIEVRVDSVPLGEAFTKITNGIRSGTPYDVANVGFIGHVLLLADQGQIVPLNELTDPYEWGNNILFPMDDKVYWYPFDYNLSVIYYRKDLYEKLGLSLPDTWDQFVSNCQATIEGRRKGCIFPIGSNGATNWMSVAFMWAEGVKLFDDQWNVTLDAEGMKSKAAAYLDFMEKLYPTMPPGAIQADYATVLSNVVGGTVAHGPYAGRVLEAAERDNPQVAENLGIMPYMDSAGKAKAVSHGYDGWVVLKTDNTGPAMEFMRWMTTDRLVDFLHTAPVHFQPARLDIYDNDQWRSNPLITKYADQIETMRKMVTDDNLLVTSIDTQGPAPDIRPGKVFEGFVMPEMLQDKLIKGMSSTEAVEKAAARMRELIK; this is encoded by the coding sequence ATGAAGGACACTGGAAAGAACTCTGGACAGTCTCGCCTCATTACCCGTCGCCAGACGCTTCAGGGCGCCGGCGTGCTGGGCCTCGGCCTTGCGCTGTCGGGCCTCGCGGCTCCGGCGATCCGGGCGCAGGGGCGCAAGGAAATCCGCTTCCTGAACTGCGAGACGGGCAAGGACACGCTCGCCTTCTTCGACAGGATCGCGAAAGAGTACCAGGAGAAGACCGGCATCGAGGTGCGGGTGGATTCCGTGCCGCTCGGCGAGGCCTTTACCAAGATCACCAACGGCATCCGCAGCGGCACGCCCTATGACGTCGCCAATGTCGGCTTCATCGGCCACGTTCTGCTGCTGGCCGACCAGGGCCAGATCGTGCCGCTGAACGAGCTGACCGACCCGTACGAGTGGGGCAACAACATCCTCTTCCCGATGGATGACAAGGTCTACTGGTACCCGTTCGACTACAACCTCTCGGTGATCTACTACCGCAAGGATCTGTACGAGAAGCTGGGCCTGTCGCTGCCCGACACCTGGGACCAGTTCGTCTCCAACTGCCAGGCCACCATCGAGGGTCGCCGCAAGGGCTGCATCTTCCCGATCGGCTCGAACGGCGCCACCAACTGGATGTCGGTCGCCTTCATGTGGGCGGAAGGGGTGAAGCTCTTCGACGACCAGTGGAACGTGACGCTGGATGCCGAAGGCATGAAGTCGAAGGCGGCAGCCTATCTCGACTTCATGGAGAAGCTCTACCCGACCATGCCTCCCGGGGCGATCCAGGCCGACTACGCGACCGTCCTGTCCAACGTCGTCGGCGGTACCGTGGCGCATGGTCCCTATGCCGGCCGCGTGCTGGAAGCGGCGGAGCGCGACAACCCGCAGGTGGCCGAAAACCTCGGCATCATGCCCTACATGGACAGCGCCGGCAAAGCCAAGGCGGTCAGCCACGGCTATGACGGCTGGGTGGTGCTGAAGACCGACAATACCGGCCCGGCCATGGAGTTCATGCGCTGGATGACGACCGACCGCCTGGTCGACTTCCTGCACACCGCGCCGGTGCACTTCCAGCCGGCCCGCCTCGACATCTACGACAATGATCAGTGGCGCTCGAACCCCTTGATCACGAAGTATGCCGACCAGATCGAGACCATGCGCAAGATGGTCACCGACGACAATCTGCTGGTGACCTCGATCGACACGCAGGGCCCGGCCCCGGACATCCGCCCGGGCAAGGTCTTCGAGGGCTTCGTCATGCCGGAGATGCTGCAGGACAAGCTGATCAAGGGCATGTCCTCCACCGAGGCGGTGGAAAAGGCCGCGGCCCGCATGCGCGAGCTGATCAAGTAG
- a CDS encoding carbohydrate ABC transporter permease — protein MTRWMLPAFLAVGVLVTLLLIVGPALYAVSLSFFDLPSLTSDPVWVGLAKYQAVLASAEFWRALWNGIVYAGLAIVLQVVLGIGFALILHQPFRGRALVRGLAFLPYLLPTVIAVLTFKWMVDGSLGIVTILMDEWGLPPIYWFETEQAAMISVILVSVWLWTPFVTTTFLAGLQTVPTQLYEAARVDGAGPIRRFFHITLPMLRPILTVIILLRGVWMFNKFDVIWLTTGGGPVGATEHLPILSYRTAFTLYDIGTGAAIATISFLFLSLAVFLYFRVFPMEDDA, from the coding sequence ATGACCCGCTGGATGTTGCCCGCCTTCCTCGCCGTGGGCGTGCTCGTGACACTGCTGCTGATCGTCGGCCCGGCCCTTTATGCCGTGTCGCTCAGCTTCTTCGACTTGCCGTCCCTGACTTCCGACCCGGTCTGGGTGGGCCTTGCGAAATACCAGGCGGTGCTGGCGAGCGCGGAGTTCTGGCGCGCGCTGTGGAACGGCATCGTCTATGCGGGCCTTGCCATCGTGCTGCAGGTGGTGCTGGGCATCGGTTTTGCGCTGATCCTGCACCAGCCGTTCCGCGGCCGGGCCCTGGTGCGCGGGCTCGCTTTCCTGCCCTATCTCCTGCCGACCGTGATCGCGGTGCTGACCTTCAAGTGGATGGTCGACGGCTCGCTTGGCATCGTCACCATCCTGATGGACGAATGGGGCCTGCCGCCGATCTACTGGTTCGAGACCGAGCAGGCGGCGATGATCTCGGTGATCCTGGTCTCGGTCTGGCTGTGGACGCCCTTCGTCACCACCACGTTCCTGGCCGGCCTGCAGACCGTGCCGACCCAGCTCTACGAGGCGGCGCGCGTCGACGGCGCCGGGCCGATCCGCCGCTTCTTCCACATCACCCTGCCGATGCTGCGGCCGATCCTGACCGTCATCATCCTCCTGCGCGGGGTGTGGATGTTCAACAAGTTCGACGTGATCTGGCTGACCACCGGCGGCGGTCCCGTCGGGGCGACGGAACACCTGCCGATCCTCTCCTACCGCACGGCCTTCACGCTCTACGACATCGGCACGGGCGCGGCGATTGCCACGATCTCCTTCCTGTTCCTGTCGCTGGCCGTCTTCCTGTATTTCCGCGTGTTCCCGATGGAGGACGACGCATGA
- a CDS encoding carbohydrate ABC transporter permease, translated as MTPAIRRPAARVGLYFAAFAIALYSAFPIYWMVSSSLRPTQELLLNPSLIPSELTLQYYYSLLAQTDYPRQFLNSLIVAIATVALTMVLSVMIAYGVTRQRIRGKKAIIAGMLYAYMFPPLLLAIPLYAMFTKIGLNDTLFSLVISHLTMTMPLGVWFLWGFFKAMPFELEEAAMVDGCTRLGAFLRVVLPLSVPGLVTVAIFAFLLSWTDYTFALVMIGSDVNKTVPLGLASMIGAFDLRWGDVMAGSTLIALPLFVAFILLSRYFVQGLTAGAVKG; from the coding sequence ATGACACCCGCAATCCGGCGGCCGGCAGCGCGTGTCGGCCTGTATTTCGCCGCCTTCGCCATCGCGCTCTACAGCGCCTTCCCGATCTACTGGATGGTGTCGTCGTCGCTGCGTCCGACGCAGGAGCTGCTGCTCAATCCCTCGCTGATCCCCAGCGAGCTGACGCTGCAATACTATTACAGCCTGCTGGCCCAGACCGACTATCCGCGGCAGTTCCTGAACAGCCTGATCGTCGCCATCGCCACGGTGGCGCTGACCATGGTCCTGTCGGTGATGATCGCCTATGGCGTCACCCGCCAGCGGATCCGCGGCAAGAAGGCGATCATCGCCGGCATGCTCTATGCCTACATGTTCCCGCCGCTGCTGCTGGCGATCCCGCTCTATGCGATGTTCACCAAAATCGGTCTCAACGACACGCTGTTCTCGCTGGTGATCTCGCATCTGACCATGACCATGCCGCTCGGCGTCTGGTTCCTGTGGGGCTTCTTCAAGGCGATGCCCTTCGAGCTGGAAGAGGCGGCGATGGTCGATGGCTGCACCCGGCTCGGCGCCTTCCTGCGGGTGGTGCTGCCGCTCTCCGTGCCGGGACTGGTGACGGTGGCGATCTTCGCCTTCCTGCTGTCCTGGACGGACTACACCTTCGCGCTGGTGATGATCGGCTCCGACGTCAACAAGACCGTGCCGCTCGGCCTCGCCTCGATGATCGGCGCGTTCGACCTGCGCTGGGGCGACGTGATGGCCGGCTCGACACTGATCGCCCTGCCGCTCTTCGTCGCCTTCATCCTGCTCTCCCGCTATTTCGTGCAAGGCCTGACGGCCGGCGCGGTGAAAGGATAA
- a CDS encoding glycerol dehydrogenase, giving the protein MALRILGAPQRYVQGPGAIDTLAEEVERLGGGPVAIVIDPVARELLGERIARALPDARLLAFGGECTGAEIEARAAETGEARLILGIGGGKAIDTAKGAAILRKLPVGIVPTIASNDSPTSHIAVVYTADHAVEGVRHMRANPSLVLVDTAVIASAPRRFLAAGIGDAMSKPYELAGALSGGGLNFFGGTPTELTRAIVGRAREILLADGEAAMAARAPDAAFERVVEASILLSGLAFESGGLSIAHSMVRGFSVMPQLARLLHGEMVALGTLTQLAAGQGSAEEIAELAGFFRRINLPVSFAAFGLSEEADFRRMAEVSLTAPYAGNYMRRLGPDDLVEAMRSLDRM; this is encoded by the coding sequence ATGGCCCTGCGCATTCTCGGCGCGCCCCAGCGCTACGTCCAGGGACCCGGCGCGATCGATACGCTGGCCGAGGAGGTCGAGCGGCTCGGCGGAGGACCGGTGGCGATCGTCATCGACCCGGTCGCCCGCGAGCTGCTGGGCGAGCGGATCGCCCGTGCCCTGCCGGATGCCAGGCTGCTCGCCTTCGGCGGAGAATGCACGGGCGCCGAGATCGAGGCGCGCGCGGCCGAGACCGGCGAGGCGCGGCTCATCCTCGGCATCGGCGGCGGCAAGGCCATCGACACGGCCAAGGGCGCGGCGATCCTGCGGAAGTTGCCGGTCGGCATCGTCCCGACGATTGCCTCCAACGACAGCCCGACCAGCCATATCGCCGTGGTCTATACCGCCGACCATGCGGTCGAGGGCGTGCGTCACATGCGGGCCAATCCCTCGCTGGTTCTCGTCGATACCGCGGTGATCGCCTCCGCGCCGCGCCGCTTTCTGGCCGCCGGCATCGGCGATGCCATGTCCAAGCCCTACGAGCTCGCCGGGGCCCTTTCCGGGGGCGGCCTCAATTTCTTCGGCGGCACGCCGACCGAACTGACCAGGGCCATCGTCGGTCGGGCGCGGGAGATCCTGCTCGCCGATGGCGAGGCGGCGATGGCGGCGCGCGCGCCGGACGCCGCCTTCGAGCGGGTGGTGGAGGCCTCGATCCTTCTCAGCGGTCTGGCCTTCGAAAGCGGCGGCCTGTCCATCGCCCATTCCATGGTGCGCGGGTTCTCGGTGATGCCGCAGCTCGCCCGCCTGCTGCACGGGGAAATGGTGGCGCTGGGCACGCTGACCCAGTTGGCCGCGGGCCAGGGCAGCGCGGAGGAGATCGCCGAGCTCGCCGGCTTCTTCCGCCGGATCAACCTGCCTGTGTCCTTTGCCGCCTTCGGATTGAGCGAAGAGGCCGACTTCCGGCGGATGGCGGAGGTGTCGCTGACGGCGCCTTACGCGGGCAACTACATGCGCCGGCTGGGGCCGGACGATCTGGTCGAGGCCATGCGCAGCCTCGACAGGATGTGA
- a CDS encoding SDR family NAD(P)-dependent oxidoreductase — protein MAQLRDGIMRKAIVTGGGTGIGRATAEYLAQRGWQVTAAGLERDADLPSDIAFADCDISDAGARAALFSQVGELHGLVNCAGVIRFDDEWTDDGFRKVMEINVGGSFAVANAALPALERAGGAVVNIASMWSWFGNSAAPAYSASKGAVSSMTRSLAVAWGGRGVRVNAVAPGWVDTRLSARAKADPVRGPRIAARIPLQRWADPAEIAAVIAFLLSPEASYVHGAIIPVDGGYLAA, from the coding sequence ATGGCGCAGCTTCGGGACGGGATCATGCGCAAGGCCATCGTGACAGGCGGGGGAACCGGAATCGGGCGGGCAACGGCCGAATATCTGGCGCAGCGCGGCTGGCAGGTGACGGCGGCCGGGCTGGAGCGCGACGCGGATCTTCCCTCCGACATCGCTTTTGCCGACTGCGACATCTCCGATGCGGGGGCGCGGGCCGCGCTGTTCTCGCAGGTCGGCGAGCTGCACGGCCTCGTCAACTGCGCGGGCGTCATCCGCTTCGACGACGAATGGACGGATGACGGGTTTCGCAAGGTGATGGAGATCAATGTCGGCGGCAGTTTCGCCGTCGCCAATGCTGCCCTGCCGGCGCTGGAGCGGGCCGGCGGCGCGGTGGTCAACATCGCCTCCATGTGGAGCTGGTTCGGCAATTCGGCTGCCCCCGCCTATTCGGCGAGCAAGGGGGCGGTGTCCTCCATGACCCGCTCGCTGGCGGTTGCCTGGGGCGGGCGCGGGGTCCGCGTCAACGCGGTCGCGCCCGGCTGGGTCGACACCCGGCTCTCGGCACGGGCCAAGGCCGATCCGGTGCGCGGCCCGCGCATCGCCGCGCGCATACCGCTCCAGCGCTGGGCGGATCCGGCCGAGATCGCGGCGGTGATCGCGTTCCTGCTATCGCCGGAGGCATCCTATGTGCACGGCGCCATCATTCCTGTCGATGGCGGCTATCTCGCCGCCTGA
- a CDS encoding cyclopropane-fatty-acyl-phospholipid synthase family protein: MPAGLSPRLAAIAEALPLRPGLRVLEIGCGPGALARAICGRIGDGTVLALDRSATAIAQARAACAGEVRAGRLQLRQAAVEDFALPPEDPLFDLAVAIRVGALDGRHPQLAERALRNIAAALVPGGALYIDGGDPLRRLELPPG; the protein is encoded by the coding sequence ATGCCCGCAGGACTCTCGCCCCGGCTGGCAGCCATCGCCGAGGCCCTGCCGCTGCGGCCCGGACTGCGGGTGCTGGAGATCGGCTGCGGCCCGGGCGCGCTGGCACGCGCGATATGCGGACGGATCGGCGACGGCACGGTTCTGGCGCTGGATCGCAGCGCAACGGCAATCGCCCAGGCACGAGCTGCCTGCGCCGGGGAGGTCCGGGCCGGACGCCTGCAGCTTCGGCAGGCGGCAGTGGAGGACTTTGCCCTGCCCCCCGAAGACCCGCTCTTCGATCTCGCCGTCGCGATTCGGGTCGGCGCACTCGATGGCCGGCACCCGCAGCTGGCCGAGCGGGCGCTACGGAACATCGCAGCCGCCCTCGTGCCCGGCGGCGCACTTTACATCGACGGAGGCGACCCGCTGCGCCGTCTGGAACTGCCGCCCGGATGA
- the nth gene encoding endonuclease III: protein MQYTLPLVADTRLARVHELLLDRFGPVPECYRLDPVSQLVFAMLSGRTRDAVAMEVFAALARRMGAWERLAETAASELQGIIATVTFAERKARQIPAALREIAARRGRLDLEFLAQWPVEEGRVWLESLTGVGPKTSMAVLGLSTLRRRVLMVDTAHNRVACRLGLVPARADIARATRLLNRQLPAAWTADDTESHHFLMQGLGRSHCVYRQPLCPDCPLCRLCRSMPEGRA from the coding sequence ATGCAATACACGTTGCCGCTCGTTGCCGATACCCGCCTTGCGCGGGTCCACGAACTGTTGCTCGACCGGTTCGGTCCGGTGCCGGAATGCTACCGGCTCGACCCGGTGAGCCAGCTCGTTTTCGCAATGCTCAGCGGCCGGACACGGGATGCGGTCGCCATGGAGGTCTTTGCAGCGCTGGCCCGCAGGATGGGCGCATGGGAGCGGCTGGCGGAAACGGCGGCGAGCGAGCTGCAAGGCATCATCGCTACAGTGACCTTCGCCGAGCGCAAGGCGCGGCAGATCCCGGCGGCCCTGCGCGAGATCGCGGCCCGGCGCGGGCGGCTGGACCTGGAGTTTCTTGCCCAATGGCCGGTGGAGGAGGGGCGGGTCTGGCTGGAGAGCCTGACCGGCGTCGGTCCCAAGACCAGCATGGCAGTGCTTGGCCTGAGCACGCTGCGCCGGCGGGTGCTGATGGTCGATACGGCCCATAACCGGGTCGCCTGCCGGCTGGGACTGGTGCCGGCACGGGCCGACATTGCCCGTGCCACGCGGCTGCTCAACCGGCAATTGCCTGCCGCATGGACGGCCGACGACACGGAAAGCCACCATTTCCTGATGCAGGGGCTGGGTCGCAGCCATTGCGTCTACAGGCAGCCGCTTTGCCCGGACTGCCCGTTGTGCCGCCTCTGCCGGTCGATGCCGGAGGGGCGGGCATGA